The sequence below is a genomic window from Fuerstiella sp..
GTGTGCCGGTCGGCAGATTGAGGAGAAACCGATTACAGCAGAAAATCTGCTATTGATTGTTCGCTGGTACCACCTGAGCAAAACGGGTTTTCCAGGCTTTTTGATTGCCCGCTGTTGTACACCAAAGAAACAGTTGTCCCGCTTCATCGGTACGCGGTTCAATTCCCATTCTGTGTCGACCGGCAATCGAACGCAGCACTCGGGACGGGGATCGCCGTTCGACAGGTGCTGAATATCTGATCTGCTCGAATTGAATGCCGTCTGTGGCCAGTTGCTGATAAGAGCAAAAGCACGGGATCTCGACAAGATCAGCGATGCGATCAATGACATCGGAGACGTTTTCGTCCGGCAAATCCACTGTCACCCGTCTAAACATCCTGGGCAGGATCGCTGTCACACTTTTCTGATTCTTCCAGCCAACCGGCCACAGATTGCTGGACTCATCCCCTGCATCGATCTCAAGCAGCAAACCTTTGCGAGGATGCTGCATGACTCGAAAACCCAGACCGAACTGTGCCAGGGCGATCGCCAGACCTGTACCGCTGCTGACTGGACGCAGGTCGATAGTCGGTACAGCATGATCCTGTGCCGAAACTGCGCTGTGTGTGTGTGACTCGGCAGTTCTGGTGACGGTGAACGCGGATGGCAGGTTGAGCGCTTGTGTGACAGATTCAGGTGAGGACAGTTCGACTTCTTTGGGGCTTTTTACTGCAAGAAGTTTGAGTACTTCTTCATACTGAGAGACCGAGAGCCCCCAGGCGGGACGCAGTCGAGTCGGACCTTCCGGTCCGTATCGGGCAAGGTCGTCAAGAAACGTTTTCAACTGAGGAGTGTCATTCAGTCGGAATCTGCGCTGTCCCAGATTCAATACACCTGAACGGTCCAGTAGTCCGATCACTTCAACGACACGCCGGTTACGTGTCCGGTAGCGGATTCCAGGTCTGTCTCTACCATCATTAGTGGCAATGGTGACCCGATACCCGGCGCTGCGGAATAACTTTGACCAGTCTCGGTCTCGTACCCGGGTTGCTGCACGACTGCCGGCCAGCACGCGAATTTCAAGGCGGTAGGGACCGTCAAGTTCCGGAGATTCCGGAAACACAACGTGGCCCTGCTGAGGTTCCAGACAGGACCCGGGGGACGCGGCCAGAACGATTACAATAGTCCAGATGATTCGCCGAAAGAGTGCCTTCATGAATGTATTGTGTCGCGATTGCTGCTGCAGAGCCATACGAATTGCGGTATTCCAGGAAAGGCGGTGAATCGAAAACGGAGTCCTCTGTGAGTGACCTGGTAAAACCACTAGAATTGCTGTGTTTACGTTCAGAAGTTATGTCACTCTGTCATTCATATGACCGACGTACAAAGACTCAGAATTTGATACATGTGTATGGATACCGGAGATTTTCAGGTTTTGGTCTGAAACATTGGATAGTCATTCAGCCCTGCTTGAATCAGTGACCGTCCCTGCGGGAATGTGTAGCATGGATGCCTTTCAAGTGCGACACCGACTGGAATACGTGTTTTTCTGTGTGGTGGTGTTCCTGATTCAGTCACTCCCGCTCCGAACGGCCGAGCGAGTGAGTGATGTGTTTGCTTTGTTGATTCATCGACTGCCGGCGAAGATCAATCGTCGCCAGGTCGCCGCCGACAACATTCGTCAGGCTATGGGAGATTTGTCTGAGCAGCAAATCGACAAAATGATACTGGGGATGTGGCAACACCTGTTTCGGATGGTGATTGAAATCACTCAAATTCGGCGCCGGCTGCGGCAGGAAACGTCCATGCTCATTCTTAACTTCTTCCAGCGGGAAAAATGTGTTGCCGCAGTCCTGTCGGGACGCAAGGTTATCTTTCTGGGTGGTCATTTTGGTAACTGGGAGATCTCCGTGACCACCTTTGGTCATTTCGGTTTTCCCATGGGAGTGATTGCTCGAGACCTGGACAACCCCTGGCTTCATCAGTGGTTTCAGGACTATCGGGAATCCAGCGAAAACTGGATTATTTCGAAGAAGGGGGGAGGGACCGATCTGACCAGGTCCCTGGAAACCTGTGGCATGGCATCCTTGTTGTGTGATCAGGATGCCGGAGGTCGCGGTCTCTTTGTCGACTTCTTTGGACGTCCGGCGTCCACGTTCAAATCGATTGCTCTGCTGGCGATTGAATATGATGCCATGATTGTTGTGGGCGGGGGACTGCGACTACCGCGGACTGGTTCGACTCGAACCAACTGGGTTCCGTTTGAACTGGCGACTCAGGCTGTCATTGACAGTCGTGATTTTGACAGCCCAAATGCGCTGCAGGAATTGACACAGGCCTATACCACAGCACTGGAACAACTCATTCGCCGGGCACCTGAACAGTATTTCTGGATTCACCGCCGCTGGAAGTCTGAACCTCGCCGCAAAAAACGGACCTCAAAGAAAGCTGCGTAGCGCTACAGACTGTTTGAACTATGAGGAACTGCTACGAGCGGTTGTATCCTGCGATATGACTGCGGAAGACCCTCCAGGCGATTCCTCCTGTTATGAGGGTAAGGACCGCTCCACTCAAATGCCAGATGCCCTGCGATTTTCCGTCGACCTGGTGGCTGACCGCCATCACAATGACTGAAACCAGTGTCGCTGCTACATAAATGAAACATGCGATGTCTCCCGCAGGACTGCACGAGTCGAGTTGTTTGCGGACTCCCGGCAGAAATACGGTAGCGGCGCAGCATGCAGAGGATACTGAAAGTGTCGTTCCCAGATAGATGAACAATCCCAGCAGTGAACTTTCCAGCAGTCCGGTACTCACAAGCAAGTGCTGGATAACAATCAGCACCGCTGCAATTGCGGTCTGCAGACCGATGGACAGTCCCGGGCCGCGTTGCTCCATAGAGAAGACCGTCGGGAACACACCGTCAGAAGCCATTTGAGAATAAACCCGGGGTCCGGTCATGATCATCCCCGAGATGGAAGACAACAGTCCCAGTGAGACGGTGAAACGAATCAGTCGTTCCAGGTTTGGTCCTCCAATGGCCTTTGCCGCAATCGCCGCGACCGGGCCCTGACCGACGATTGCGGACGTCGGCGTTGCGGTGACAAAGGCAAGATTCAGCAGAACGTACAAAACCGATACTCCGGCAGTCCCGAGTAACAATGCTTTAGGAACTATGCGCGCCGCTTCCCGCGACTCACCTGCCACATAAATAGCAGCATTGAATCCTGCGTAGCTCAATGATATCCACACCAGAGAATTGGCAATAGCGGTCAGCGACCTGCGTATTGTCGCCGGTGAATTCTCAGTCGCTGAAAAATTCCAGTCGTGAACGCCGATTTTAAAGACGGCGACCGCCAGAAACGCCGTGAGTGCTGCCACCTTCACGGCTACTACTGCATTTTGAGTGAATTGACCACAACCAGGTCTGAGACCATGCATCAGCCCAAACAGAATGACGACTGCTACAGCCAATGTGTCTTTGGGAATTCCGACCGGTCTGACGGTGTCCGGCATCGCGTATTGCTCAAATGCCACCGCAGCTGTGGCAATGGCGCCGCTAAAGCCTGCGGTTAGAGATATCCAGCCGGCGAGGAACCCGGCCAGTGGGTGTACGGTACGACTGAGATACAGATATTCGCCGCCGGACTGAGGCATTAGTGATGCCAGACGTCCGTAGGCTGTAGCCCCACACAGTGCAATGACTCCACCGAGAATCCAGCACAGAATGACTCGGGCGGGGGAACCGACTGCAGCCAGTGTATACCCCGACGTGGTAAAGACACCGACTCCAATCATACTGGCCACAACCAGCAGAGTGAGCGACATGACGTCGAACGTTGCACGAGTATTGCGCTCAGTCATCGAACTCTCTGCCATGAGTTGACTGATTCAGATTCGAGTGATTATGTACCAAGTGTCCAAAGGCGGCGTTATCAGTCGGGACTGGTCGGTTTTGTTGATCGTCGATTCGATTGTCTTCAGGAAACCAGCAGGTATCAGTGAGGCGATGTCAGAATCACCATTCATCTGAGCATTCGTTGCGGATTGCATGGCGGCCCCGATTCAATGATCAGGACGCCGCGCGAAGATACCTGAACAGAAATCACTGAGGCATGTCCCGGACACTACGCGTCGGGCCGATAGTCTGCCTTGCCAGGAATCTCTGTCCGGAGACTCAGCAGATGCGATCCGCAGGCGATATAAAGTGTCTTGAGGTCACTTCCACCAAAAGTACAGTTCGTCAATGTGTCTTCCGGTGTCTCCCGGAAGGCAAGTAGTTTACCGGTTGGTGAGACAACGTGAATTCCTGGCTGTGTATCAAGCGTTTCACTTGTGTTTCGCGTGTCATGGAGACCGGCTGCGACATAGAGATTTCCTTCGGCATCGATACACATCCCGTCACCACTGCGCCCGGGGTAAAAATCAATCAATACACGTCCGTTTGTCACGGTGCCGTCTGCGTTGAGATCATAGACGCGAATATCCCGATGATGATTGGCGTCGGGATGAGCTTCTATCAGGTACAGTTGTCGGTTGTCAGGTGACGTGACAATCCCGTTTGGCATATGAACATCCGGCCACGCCAGGATTTGATGGATCGACCCGTCTGTGTCGATGCGGTAAACCGCTTTAACATTTTCACCCGCAGGATCCGTGACAGACGACCGTGATGTGAAATAAATGCGTCCTTGATCATCCATGCAGAGGTCATTGGGTTTAGCCAGTGGCTTTCCTCCATAGCCGTTGGCGAGTACTTCAATCTCACCTGTTACTGAATTGGTCCGCGTGACACGTCCAGCCTCCCCTTCACACGCCAGCAGACTTCCATCGGGTGCAAAATAGAGTCCGTTTGTTCCGTGTGAGTCAGATCGGAAGACTGACAGTTCCCTGCTGTGTGGGGTCCATTTCAGAATACGGCTGGCAGGTACGTTCGTGAAGAACACGTTGCCGGCTCGGTCTACAGCCGGGCCTTCCGTGAAGACCACTTCGTCCTGGACGTGCGCGAGCACCTGAACTTTGCCGAGATAGCGATCCGAGTTCAGTCCTGCATATTCGGTGGGGGCTCCTTTAGCAACCCATGAGAATCTCGCAACAGCGGCGGCGGCAGCAGTTGTTCCGATAAATTGACGTCGTGAAGTCCGGCGATGTGAGGTGTGTTCGTACATGGCAGGGATGTGTTTGGAAAGGGAGGTGTCACGTCTGAAGTTGCGAGATTGTCTTGTGCACGTCTGCAAAGTCAATTGCCAGCAGTGCCAAAGACGACATGATTTCCGGTGTTACCGGGGATGTCCCTCCCGGCACAAGACGATTTTTTTCCGGCACAAACCTGAGAATAACGGAGGGACTGTCAACACTCAAACCGGGATGCGATCGATTCCTTTGACCTGACTTATATGAGTGCCTGCTGTAAACGGGAATGAATTTTCTTATGCTGTTGTTTGACCGTTCTCACCGGCACATGTACGGAAGAACGATTGATCAGGAACCCTGAAAGGATCTTCTGTCGGGGGGTTCTGAGACACAACAGACCGAAAGCCCCGTGATGCGACGATGGCTCTGTTCCGGTATTCTGTTTATTTCAGCTTCAGTGGCGCTTTCCGGAATGTTGAAAGCCCAGGAGGAGACGCAGCTTTCTGCAATCCACACAGCGACCGGTCCGGACACAGAACAACGGTTTCCGCCACTGATTCTTCCTGATGGTTTCCGGGCAACTTTGTTTGCCTGTGATCCACTGATTGAATATCCGTCTGTTATCGCCATCGGTCCCCGGTTCGGATCTGCGTTCGTTGCCCATGACTATATGACGGGACTGGGCGTTGAAATAATTCGACGCGACGAAGTCCGGCTCGTCGAAGATTCTGACTCAGACGGCTACGCCGACCGTTCCACGGTTTACGCTGATGAATTCAATTCGATTCAGGGACTGGCGTTCCACGACGGTAGTGTCTTCGTTATGCATGCTCCTGTCCTGACCCGACTGCGCGATACGGACGGCGACGGGATCGCCGACGAACGACGTGACCTGATTCGGGGACTGGGCCTGCCACCGGAAGAGAACGACAATCGTCTGCATTGTGCCAACGGGGTTGTCGCCGGGCATGACGGCTGGCTTTACCTGTCCCTGGGAGATCGCGGCTGTGACGTACAGCGCCCGGAAGGTGATCGCCTGCTGTTTCGGCAGGGAGGAATCCTGCGGTGTCGTATCGACGGATCCGACCTGCATGTGTTTTCGACAGGTCTGCGCAATATTTATGACGTGGCACTTGACGATGAACTCAACGTTTTCGTACGCGACAATGAGAACGATGGCGGTGATTACATGATTCGTGTCTGTCACTGTTTCTTTGGTTCGGATCACGGCTATCCGTATCATTACTACGAACGACCGGACGAACCCATGCCGCCCCTGGCTGATCTGGGACGGGGGTCTTCTGCCGGCGGTACTGCTTATCTTGAAACGGCTTTCCCTCCCGAGTACCGAGAGAGTTTGTTTTTCTGCGAATGGGGTCGGGGAGTCGTGCGGTATCGCCGCACACGCCGGGGCAGCAGTTTTGAGTCGATGACCGAAACAGACTTTGCCATAGGCGCCAGTGACGATCCCTATGGTTTTAAACCAACTGATCTCGTCGTCGACCGGGACGGATCAATGCTGGTTGCCGACTGGTGCGACGGCCAGAGGCCGAAACGGGGCCGTGGAAGGATCTATCGGATTTCCTTCGCTGACTCCGATGCATCTCAGCCAGATGCAGGTTCACCACTGGAGGAGACAGAATCGTCTGAACTTATCGAACAGCTGAACTCGGCCGGCTACCAGCAGCGCGTCCGGGCACAACTTGAACTGCAAAGACGCGGCGCCACTGCCACTGCACAAATTGTTTCCGGTTTGCAGGCAGGAGAACTTGATGTTTACGCGCGACTTCATGCTGTCTGGGTCATTGCCTGGACATCGACCGGTTCTGTACCCGAAATCCTGTTTGATCTGGCAGCGCGGGATTCCGATCCTCGGGTACGGGGGCAGGCCATCCGCGCCATCGGTGACCTGACAGATCCGGTTCTGATCAACAATCGCTTGCTCAGTGAATATGGTGATTCGCAAATCCTGCAGCGTATCGCCCGCATCGCGAATGATGCCGATCCGCGAATTCTTCTTGAGGCTCTGATTGTTATGAGGAGACTGGCATGGTCACAGGCACCTGACTGGATTGCTGACCATTTCACCATCGATGACCCGGCCGTGGCTCATGCCTCACAGCAGACACTTCGCAACTGTTTAAACTGGCCGGCAGTCGTGCGTTTGCTTGATGATGTACCTCGTCTCAGAAAAGCTGCGCTGCACGCGGTCGCTGAAGTTCGATCCGGATTCCTGGCGGATCATCTCATCCAGCGCATGAAAGAGGCAATGAATTCCGAACATCGACGTGAGTATGCAGATGCTCTGACACGAATCGTCAGAAAGAAAGCACCGTGGACATACTGGGGCTTTCGCCCGGCTGCTCGCCCGCCGGCAACGATCGAGTGGGAAAGCACGGAGTCCATCGAAGAGGCTCTCAACGATGTCCTTGCGGACCCCGACCTGGACGTGCGAAGCTTCGTGCTCAGCCGCATGATTCGCGAAGGTATTGTTCCTGAAATTTCATCGCTGATTCAGTGGCTCCGCGAGGATACCCGCAGCAGTCGAGTTGACAGAATTCTGGATGCGCTGCGAAACAGAGATCCGGAACTGATAAGACCGATTGTTCTGGAAACAGTCCTTCGAGAGGATTTAGCTGATTCCAGCCGGTTGACAGCGTTGTCGATGCTGGCAGAGTTTCCTGCAGAAACATCGGAGGAAATGATTTTTCAGATTGTGAAACGCCTGGAAGACGGTCGAGTGCTCGTGTCTGCAATTCGCGAAACCGGAACACGTCCTGGAATCACAGCCGATGAACTGTTGCTGAAAAAACTGTCTTCAAAGTCTTCCGCTGTTCGTGCCGAAGCAATTCGGTCACTTGCAAAACGTGGGTACAAAGAGGCGGGTCTGCAGGTGGCACGACTGATCGGGGACGCAGACGGAACTGTCAGGCTGGCCGCTGCAGAAGCCGTCGGCCCTCTTGGAGTGGTTCGAATGAGTGATCAGTTGCTGGAGTTTGCAGTGGGTGACGATGATCCTCTGATATCTGCCAGTCTGAATTCTTTGCGGCAGCTGCGGGACGGTCGGGCGGTTACTGCAGCATCAAACGCTCTGGACCGCCGCCCGACACAATTGGCTGCTATGGAATATCTGAAAGCATTCGGAACACCTGATCAGATTGATTACGTTGTTGCTGCTGCAGCAGGCAATCCGGCTTCTGATTTTCAAAACAGAGTTGTCAGGACACTTGTCACCTGGCAGAACCGATTCGCGGATTCTGATGGTGAGATCCAGCATGCAATCGCCACGATCCAGGGACACAGCGGTCAACCACTTTTCTGGAATGTTTCGGGGCCGCTCACTGAGGAATCGGCAGAGGATCTGCTCAGACATTTGAATAATCCCGGCCTGTCTGAACCGGAACACACCAGTGGCCAGCCGGTGATTGCCGAAGGTTCACC
It includes:
- a CDS encoding HEAT repeat domain-containing protein codes for the protein MRRWLCSGILFISASVALSGMLKAQEETQLSAIHTATGPDTEQRFPPLILPDGFRATLFACDPLIEYPSVIAIGPRFGSAFVAHDYMTGLGVEIIRRDEVRLVEDSDSDGYADRSTVYADEFNSIQGLAFHDGSVFVMHAPVLTRLRDTDGDGIADERRDLIRGLGLPPEENDNRLHCANGVVAGHDGWLYLSLGDRGCDVQRPEGDRLLFRQGGILRCRIDGSDLHVFSTGLRNIYDVALDDELNVFVRDNENDGGDYMIRVCHCFFGSDHGYPYHYYERPDEPMPPLADLGRGSSAGGTAYLETAFPPEYRESLFFCEWGRGVVRYRRTRRGSSFESMTETDFAIGASDDPYGFKPTDLVVDRDGSMLVADWCDGQRPKRGRGRIYRISFADSDASQPDAGSPLEETESSELIEQLNSAGYQQRVRAQLELQRRGATATAQIVSGLQAGELDVYARLHAVWVIAWTSTGSVPEILFDLAARDSDPRVRGQAIRAIGDLTDPVLINNRLLSEYGDSQILQRIARIANDADPRILLEALIVMRRLAWSQAPDWIADHFTIDDPAVAHASQQTLRNCLNWPAVVRLLDDVPRLRKAALHAVAEVRSGFLADHLIQRMKEAMNSEHRREYADALTRIVRKKAPWTYWGFRPAARPPATIEWESTESIEEALNDVLADPDLDVRSFVLSRMIREGIVPEISSLIQWLREDTRSSRVDRILDALRNRDPELIRPIVLETVLREDLADSSRLTALSMLAEFPAETSEEMIFQIVKRLEDGRVLVSAIRETGTRPGITADELLLKKLSSKSSAVRAEAIRSLAKRGYKEAGLQVARLIGDADGTVRLAAAEAVGPLGVVRMSDQLLEFAVGDDDPLISASLNSLRQLRDGRAVTAASNALDRRPTQLAAMEYLKAFGTPDQIDYVVAAAAGNPASDFQNRVVRTLVTWQNRFADSDGEIQHAIATIQGHSGQPLFWNVSGPLTEESAEDLLRHLNNPGLSEPEHTSGQPVIAEGSPATLSLQKSSEGDSVWLAWTPVRLERSEKIEIMASAGGYLNLWLGSNQIHTREQSAGFRPDSDRISARFNQGTSRLIARVQPGENKRVQFHLRFRRRSSKTEHEQLILHALTSDGDADRGRVIFRNEQKSTCIRCHRLGSEGGRIGPDLTGIGSRFSRVHLIESILEPSRTVAPSYATVVVTLTSGQVMTGISVSKTDKTLVLGDNQGKLHEIATNDIDETVTQTVSTMPEGLEKKLTRREFVDLLAFLESEKSARNH
- a CDS encoding amino acid permease is translated as MTERNTRATFDVMSLTLLVVASMIGVGVFTTSGYTLAAVGSPARVILCWILGGVIALCGATAYGRLASLMPQSGGEYLYLSRTVHPLAGFLAGWISLTAGFSGAIATAAVAFEQYAMPDTVRPVGIPKDTLAVAVVILFGLMHGLRPGCGQFTQNAVVAVKVAALTAFLAVAVFKIGVHDWNFSATENSPATIRRSLTAIANSLVWISLSYAGFNAAIYVAGESREAARIVPKALLLGTAGVSVLYVLLNLAFVTATPTSAIVGQGPVAAIAAKAIGGPNLERLIRFTVSLGLLSSISGMIMTGPRVYSQMASDGVFPTVFSMEQRGPGLSIGLQTAIAAVLIVIQHLLVSTGLLESSLLGLFIYLGTTLSVSSACCAATVFLPGVRKQLDSCSPAGDIACFIYVAATLVSVIVMAVSHQVDGKSQGIWHLSGAVLTLITGGIAWRVFRSHIAGYNRS
- a CDS encoding SMP-30/gluconolactonase/LRE family protein, giving the protein MYEHTSHRRTSRRQFIGTTAAAAAVARFSWVAKGAPTEYAGLNSDRYLGKVQVLAHVQDEVVFTEGPAVDRAGNVFFTNVPASRILKWTPHSRELSVFRSDSHGTNGLYFAPDGSLLACEGEAGRVTRTNSVTGEIEVLANGYGGKPLAKPNDLCMDDQGRIYFTSRSSVTDPAGENVKAVYRIDTDGSIHQILAWPDVHMPNGIVTSPDNRQLYLIEAHPDANHHRDIRVYDLNADGTVTNGRVLIDFYPGRSGDGMCIDAEGNLYVAAGLHDTRNTSETLDTQPGIHVVSPTGKLLAFRETPEDTLTNCTFGGSDLKTLYIACGSHLLSLRTEIPGKADYRPDA
- a CDS encoding lysophospholipid acyltransferase family protein — encoded protein: MDAFQVRHRLEYVFFCVVVFLIQSLPLRTAERVSDVFALLIHRLPAKINRRQVAADNIRQAMGDLSEQQIDKMILGMWQHLFRMVIEITQIRRRLRQETSMLILNFFQREKCVAAVLSGRKVIFLGGHFGNWEISVTTFGHFGFPMGVIARDLDNPWLHQWFQDYRESSENWIISKKGGGTDLTRSLETCGMASLLCDQDAGGRGLFVDFFGRPASTFKSIALLAIEYDAMIVVGGGLRLPRTGSTRTNWVPFELATQAVIDSRDFDSPNALQELTQAYTTALEQLIRRAPEQYFWIHRRWKSEPRRKKRTSKKAA